The Porphyrobacter sp. HT-58-2 genome has a window encoding:
- a CDS encoding N-acetyltransferase has protein sequence MTDVLTRGAEIRIEPVSGKHQRAAFVDLGRAFSDRLEHFVPQIRSEQIELVDPDKNPFFGHARVQLFIAHRGGQPVGRISAHIDELALAMPAEQGFGPGTGFFGYFDAEDEDVARALLAAAEAWLAGERMTRVLGPISLSIWEEPGLLVKGQDHAPMIMMGHHPAHYAGWIEAAGYARAKTLYTYDLDITRPFPPLIQRIVQSGQKNARINVRQVRKADWDKEVATILGILNDAWSDNWGFVPFSPAQVAYAGKKLRPIIHEELNMIAEVDGRPVAFMLTFPDVNDALAKIKGKLFPFGWITMLRWLRHPKGAGMRVPLMGVLKELHNSRLASQLAFMMIETIRQQANTKFQSTRGEIGWILEDNQGMVAIAETIQSKINREYAIYERMLG, from the coding sequence GTGACGGATGTGCTGACCCGCGGGGCGGAAATAAGGATCGAACCGGTCAGCGGCAAGCACCAGCGGGCCGCCTTCGTCGATCTGGGGCGCGCTTTTTCCGATCGTCTGGAACATTTCGTCCCGCAAATCAGAAGCGAGCAGATCGAACTGGTCGATCCGGACAAGAACCCGTTTTTCGGTCATGCGCGGGTGCAGTTGTTCATCGCCCATCGCGGCGGCCAGCCGGTCGGACGGATTTCGGCCCATATTGATGAACTCGCGCTCGCCATGCCCGCCGAACAGGGGTTTGGCCCCGGCACCGGCTTCTTCGGCTATTTCGACGCCGAGGATGAGGACGTCGCCCGCGCCTTGCTGGCTGCAGCAGAAGCCTGGCTGGCGGGCGAGAGAATGACCCGCGTGCTCGGCCCGATCTCGCTGTCGATCTGGGAAGAACCCGGCCTGCTGGTGAAAGGTCAGGATCACGCGCCGATGATCATGATGGGCCATCATCCGGCCCATTATGCCGGCTGGATCGAGGCGGCAGGCTATGCTCGCGCCAAGACGCTCTACACCTATGATCTGGATATCACCCGCCCCTTCCCGCCGCTGATCCAGCGGATCGTGCAATCGGGGCAGAAAAACGCGCGGATCAATGTCCGCCAGGTGCGCAAGGCCGATTGGGACAAGGAAGTGGCGACCATCCTCGGCATTCTCAATGATGCGTGGTCGGACAACTGGGGCTTCGTTCCCTTCAGCCCTGCCCAAGTCGCCTATGCCGGCAAGAAGCTGCGACCGATCATCCATGAAGAACTCAACATGATCGCCGAGGTGGACGGACGCCCGGTCGCCTTCATGCTGACCTTCCCCGACGTCAATGACGCGCTGGCGAAGATCAAGGGCAAGCTGTTCCCGTTTGGCTGGATCACCATGCTGCGCTGGCTGCGGCATCCGAAGGGCGCAGGCATGCGGGTGCCGCTGATGGGGGTGCTGAAAGAGCTCCACAACAGCCGTCTTGCCAGCCAGCTCGCCTTCATGATGATCGAAACGATCCGGCAACAGGCGAACACCAAATTCCAATCCACCCGTGGGGAGATAGGCTGGATCCTCGAAGACAATCAGGGAATGGTCGCGATTGCCGAAACGATCCAGAGCAAGATCAACCGCGAATATGCGATCTACGAAAGGATGCTTGGTTGA
- a CDS encoding LptF/LptG family permease → MQLIPSIDRYILRLTVIPMLGVFALAASLLMLDKMLRLFDFVAVEGGPVGVVFKMLGALIPEYASLAIPLGLLLGVLLAFRKLATSSELDTMRAVGLSYNRLLRMPYIITMLLVAVNVALVFYIQPISRYYYEQMEYELRSGALGASIKVGEFTTLADRMALRIEESEDEGRKLIGIFARVANSKGQVLSISAREGAFLATRDNPDTIILRLTEGTIIQDTGSNTPRVLSFSRHDLPIDLPAIEEFRARGDKTREYILPELLSIGWSEKSAPQQRDASLASFNFRLVEIVMMFLMPLLAVALAIPPKRSTSALGVFVSIVMVVAYHKVNQYGEDVAALGRLDPVLALWVPFFIFAALIVWMYYRVAYVPGGQAIGALEMAFAKLSKRLGKLFARKRPRGHPAPAELAAAE, encoded by the coding sequence CTGCAACTGATCCCCAGCATCGACCGCTACATCCTGCGGCTGACGGTCATCCCGATGCTGGGTGTCTTCGCGCTCGCGGCCAGCCTGCTGATGCTCGACAAGATGCTGCGGCTGTTCGATTTCGTTGCGGTCGAAGGCGGGCCGGTGGGCGTGGTGTTCAAGATGCTAGGCGCGCTGATCCCGGAATATGCGAGCCTCGCGATCCCGCTGGGCCTGCTGCTGGGCGTGCTGCTCGCCTTCAGGAAGCTTGCGACTTCATCCGAACTCGACACGATGCGCGCCGTGGGCCTGTCCTATAACCGGCTACTCAGGATGCCCTACATCATCACGATGCTGCTGGTGGCCGTGAACGTTGCGCTGGTGTTCTACATCCAGCCGATCAGCCGCTATTATTACGAGCAGATGGAATACGAGCTGCGGTCGGGCGCGCTGGGCGCTTCGATCAAGGTCGGCGAATTCACCACTCTGGCCGACCGCATGGCGCTGCGGATCGAGGAAAGCGAGGACGAAGGGCGCAAGCTGATCGGAATCTTCGCCCGCGTTGCCAACAGCAAGGGACAGGTGCTCAGCATTTCCGCACGCGAAGGGGCATTCCTCGCCACGCGCGACAACCCCGACACGATCATTCTGCGCCTGACCGAAGGTACGATCATTCAGGACACCGGCTCCAACACGCCGCGCGTGCTGAGCTTCAGCCGCCATGATCTGCCGATCGATCTGCCTGCGATCGAGGAATTCCGCGCGCGCGGCGACAAGACCCGCGAATATATCCTGCCCGAACTGCTCAGCATCGGCTGGAGCGAAAAGAGCGCGCCGCAGCAGCGCGACGCCAGCCTTGCCAGCTTCAATTTCCGGCTGGTCGAAATCGTGATGATGTTCCTGATGCCGCTGCTGGCGGTGGCGCTGGCGATCCCGCCCAAGCGATCGACCAGCGCGCTTGGCGTATTCGTGTCGATCGTGATGGTGGTCGCCTATCACAAGGTGAACCAGTACGGCGAGGATGTGGCGGCGCTTGGTCGGCTTGATCCGGTGCTGGCGCTGTGGGTGCCTTTCTTCATCTTCGCCGCCTTGATCGTGTGGATGTATTACCGCGTCGCCTATGTCCCCGGCGGGCAGGCCATCGGCGCGCTGGAAATGGCCTTTGCCAAGCTGTCGAAACGGCTGGGCAAGCTGTTCGCGCGCAAGCGCCCGCGCGGCCATCCCGCCCCCGCTGAACTGGCAGCGGCAGAGTAA
- a CDS encoding NepR family anti-sigma factor — MASNHGQSGKNGGAGNRAGQRPPEWADGLKQLYDSVVEEDLPDSFKDLLDRLDAPPPGGKGASGQDQSR; from the coding sequence ATGGCCTCGAATCACGGACAGAGCGGCAAGAACGGCGGAGCGGGCAACCGCGCTGGCCAGCGCCCGCCGGAATGGGCGGACGGCCTCAAGCAGCTTTATGATTCGGTGGTCGAGGAAGACCTGCCCGACAGCTTCAAGGACTTGCTCGACCGGCTCGATGCGCCCCCGCCAGGCGGCAAGGGTGCCAGCGGGCAGGATCAGAGCCGATGA
- a CDS encoding GNAT family N-acetyltransferase, protein MSGYNIRLARPEDAEAFHRVEEDAASLLREEPSLAGTVIPPTASAADHARIIGKGRSLAALYADEIIGFAAIRTVGRELHLAELSVVRAHQRCGVGSLLIRAMMIDARNSGYRAITLNTYRDIPWNAPFYARFGFVEVENFEGREHLAESHEGAAALGMPMERRCAMICFLD, encoded by the coding sequence GTGAGCGGCTACAACATCAGGCTCGCACGGCCGGAGGATGCCGAGGCGTTCCACCGCGTCGAGGAGGATGCCGCAAGCCTGCTGCGCGAAGAGCCCTCGCTTGCCGGCACCGTGATCCCGCCGACGGCATCGGCCGCCGATCATGCGCGGATCATCGGCAAGGGGCGAAGCCTCGCAGCACTATATGCCGACGAAATCATCGGCTTTGCAGCGATCCGGACAGTCGGGCGCGAGCTGCACCTAGCCGAGCTGAGCGTCGTCCGCGCGCACCAGCGTTGCGGGGTCGGATCGCTGCTGATCCGTGCCATGATGATCGACGCCCGCAATTCGGGCTACCGGGCGATCACCCTCAACACCTATCGCGACATTCCCTGGAACGCGCCGTTCTACGCCCGCTTCGGCTTTGTCGAAGTCGAGAATTTCGAGGGCCGCGAACATCTGGCCGAAAGTCACGAAGGCGCTGCGGCCCTCGGCATGCCGATGGAGCGGCGCTGTGCGATGATCTGCTTTCTGGATTAG
- a CDS encoding sigma-70 family RNA polymerase sigma factor, translated as MSDGSRSGDTRSASEKSDFKRELTQVVPHLRAFARGLCGRPDLADDLVQETLLKAWAAQDRFEPGTSMRAWTFVILRNAYLTDMRRNRFRGEYDEGVAERILTAPAGQEEPIHLSDLHRALLTLPAERREALLLVGAGGFSYEEAAAICGCAVGTIKSRVGRARAALTEMLANGAIPRRSTDDDVAHAAILEELDTVASGNGVSSRD; from the coding sequence ATGAGCGACGGCAGCCGTTCAGGCGACACACGCTCGGCAAGCGAAAAGTCCGATTTCAAGCGCGAGCTGACACAGGTCGTCCCGCATCTGCGCGCCTTTGCGCGCGGCCTTTGCGGTCGGCCTGATCTGGCCGATGATCTGGTGCAGGAAACCCTGCTCAAGGCATGGGCCGCGCAGGACCGCTTCGAACCCGGCACCTCGATGCGCGCCTGGACCTTCGTGATCCTGCGCAACGCCTATCTCACCGACATGCGCCGCAACCGCTTTCGCGGCGAATATGACGAAGGCGTGGCCGAACGCATCCTCACCGCGCCCGCCGGGCAGGAAGAACCGATCCATCTGTCCGACCTGCACCGCGCGCTGCTGACCCTGCCCGCCGAACGGCGCGAGGCGCTGCTGCTGGTGGGCGCGGGCGGCTTTTCCTATGAAGAGGCCGCCGCCATCTGCGGCTGCGCGGTCGGCACGATCAAGAGCCGGGTGGGCCGCGCCCGTGCCGCGCTTACCGAAATGCTGGCCAATGGCGCTATCCCGAGGCGCTCCACTGATGACGACGTGGCCCACGCCGCGATCCTCGAAGAATTGGATACGGTGGCATCCGGCAACGGGGTGAGTTCGCGGGACTGA
- a CDS encoding superoxide dismutase yields MAFALSPLPYADTALEPAISAETLSFHHGKHHQTYVDKMNAAIEGTPHADASLEAIIAASRGTNQGLFNNSAQTWNHAFYWHSMAAETTAPSDELVAKINDAFGSVDALKQQLKDRGVGHFASGWVWLAEKDGKLSIEETHDADTLADSGFNPLLVLDVWEHAYYLDHQNKRPAYLDAVVENKLNWAFASENLARGTVWTYA; encoded by the coding sequence ATGGCTTTCGCACTTTCCCCGCTGCCCTATGCCGACACCGCTCTGGAACCGGCGATCTCGGCCGAGACACTGTCGTTCCACCACGGCAAGCATCACCAGACTTACGTGGACAAGATGAATGCCGCGATCGAAGGCACGCCCCACGCCGACGCCTCGCTCGAAGCGATTATCGCCGCCTCGCGCGGGACCAATCAAGGCCTGTTCAACAACTCGGCCCAGACCTGGAACCACGCCTTCTACTGGCACTCGATGGCGGCCGAAACCACCGCGCCTTCGGATGAACTGGTCGCCAAGATCAACGACGCCTTTGGCTCGGTCGACGCGCTGAAGCAGCAGCTGAAGGACCGCGGCGTAGGCCACTTCGCCAGCGGCTGGGTGTGGCTGGCCGAGAAGGACGGCAAGCTCAGCATCGAGGAAACCCACGATGCCGACACGCTCGCCGACAGCGGCTTCAACCCGCTGCTGGTGCTCGACGTGTGGGAGCACGCCTATTACCTCGATCACCAGAACAAGCGCCCGGCCTATCTGGATGCCGTGGTCGAGAACAAGCTCAACTGGGCCTTCGCGAGCGAAAACCTCGCGCGCGGAACGGTGTGGACTTACGCCTAA
- a CDS encoding CHASE domain-containing protein: MRYLFGSARGRCVPLCVTDGTRHRQEFRIIEPFALSPDADPVGPPPPPQSGRARRWLVLYPRAIPLVIFLALAAITALSVFAIESNARARERAVMREYAQGVAAALDRSGSGFSSYLRAGAALFASVEEVSPETFDSFVRALKLNTDYSGAEGIGWIPVIEARDIDAFLARTRLRQPAFPDIYPRPASATGRIAPVTMFAPANSRNRRALGYDMYSEPARAAAMAEAEVTLRPAASGRIVLVQETSGTAPAFAIYMPVFRKADSAGERPLAGFVYTPFRAREFLDSAIDREGASRFGVRLYDGEPSTGHLLVAHSISDAAKETVAQEVTIADRKLMLVVESADAQVLSPLSMVTLLFGLALASLLMLLARLLTQQAFEDQARLAFFEEQHSIRNSLTRELNHRVKNTLANVLSILSLTRRRASGLDDFADSLEGRIRALSATHDLLTVTDWGTTPIRAVIEAELQHFRAVLDDAILLDGPELELAPNDALSFGLAVHELATNAAKYGALSVAGGNVTIRWRRVEGGANETPLAEVEWQETGGPPVASERRRGFGTELIEKVVAHELRQPVTLDFAPSGVRCVLHVPVRRPADFRIREKEADRRVKKK, from the coding sequence ATGCGCTACCTGTTTGGTTCCGCCCGTGGTCGCTGCGTCCCGCTCTGCGTCACCGACGGGACACGGCACAGGCAGGAATTTCGCATCATCGAACCCTTCGCGCTCAGCCCTGATGCCGATCCGGTCGGCCCGCCACCACCGCCGCAATCGGGGCGGGCGCGGCGTTGGCTCGTGCTTTATCCGCGCGCCATCCCGTTGGTGATATTTCTCGCGCTGGCGGCCATCACTGCGCTCAGCGTGTTTGCCATCGAAAGCAATGCCCGCGCCCGCGAACGGGCGGTGATGCGGGAATATGCGCAAGGCGTGGCCGCCGCGCTGGATCGCAGCGGCAGCGGGTTTTCATCATATCTGCGCGCCGGAGCGGCGCTGTTCGCCAGTGTCGAGGAAGTCAGCCCCGAGACCTTCGACAGCTTCGTGCGTGCGCTGAAACTCAACACCGATTACTCGGGTGCGGAGGGGATCGGCTGGATCCCGGTGATCGAGGCACGCGACATAGATGCCTTCCTCGCTCGCACCCGCCTGCGTCAGCCTGCTTTCCCCGATATCTACCCCCGGCCCGCCAGCGCAACCGGACGAATTGCGCCGGTGACGATGTTCGCCCCCGCCAATTCCCGCAACCGCCGCGCCTTGGGCTATGACATGTATTCCGAACCCGCCCGCGCCGCCGCGATGGCCGAAGCGGAGGTGACCTTGCGCCCGGCTGCATCGGGGCGAATAGTCCTGGTGCAGGAAACCAGCGGCACTGCCCCCGCCTTTGCGATCTACATGCCGGTGTTTCGCAAGGCCGACAGTGCGGGGGAGCGCCCGCTGGCAGGCTTCGTCTACACGCCCTTCCGCGCCCGCGAGTTCCTCGATTCGGCGATTGATCGCGAAGGTGCCTCGCGTTTCGGCGTGCGGCTGTATGATGGTGAGCCGAGCACCGGACACCTGCTGGTCGCCCATTCGATCAGCGATGCCGCCAAGGAAACCGTGGCCCAGGAAGTCACGATTGCCGATCGCAAGCTGATGCTGGTCGTCGAAAGTGCTGATGCGCAGGTGCTCTCGCCACTGTCGATGGTGACCTTGCTGTTCGGGCTGGCCTTGGCGAGCCTGTTGATGCTCCTCGCAAGGCTGCTGACCCAGCAGGCGTTCGAGGACCAGGCGCGGCTGGCCTTCTTCGAGGAACAGCATTCGATCCGCAACTCCTTGACCCGCGAACTCAACCACAGGGTGAAGAACACGCTGGCGAACGTCCTGTCGATCCTGTCGCTGACCCGCCGCCGGGCAAGCGGGCTCGATGACTTTGCCGATAGCCTCGAAGGGCGCATCCGCGCGCTTTCGGCGACGCATGACCTGCTGACCGTTACCGATTGGGGTACAACCCCGATCCGCGCCGTGATCGAGGCAGAGCTCCAGCATTTCCGTGCCGTGCTGGATGATGCGATCCTGCTGGATGGCCCGGAGCTGGAACTGGCACCCAATGATGCATTATCCTTCGGGCTTGCCGTGCATGAACTGGCCACCAACGCTGCCAAGTATGGCGCGCTGAGTGTTGCGGGCGGGAATGTGACGATCCGCTGGCGCCGGGTCGAAGGGGGCGCGAACGAGACCCCGCTTGCCGAGGTCGAATGGCAGGAAACCGGCGGGCCGCCTGTCGCGTCCGAACGTCGCCGAGGGTTCGGCACAGAGCTGATCGAGAAGGTCGTGGCGCACGAATTGCGCCAGCCGGTGACACTCGATTTCGCGCCATCAGGCGTGCGGTGCGTGCTGCATGTGCCTGTGCGTCGCCCGGCTGACTTCCGGATCCGCGAAAAGGAAGCGGATCGCCGGGTGAAGAAGAAGTAG
- a CDS encoding response regulator: MSLASQIAANLPFLRRYARALTGSQASGDAYVREMLEAVLADEELKASLSGGRVPLYRAFSKVWSSASGAAAAGSATSEHEAGAQARLGVITPPARQALLLTTLEDFTAAEAATILDRSQAEVDALVAEAIAEIEREQTTSVLIIEDEPLIAMQLEDLVTGLGHTVSGTAATRTQARAAVAEAMPGLVLADIQLADGSSGLDAVDDILGVGSMPVIFITAYPERLLTGDRPEPTYLVTKPFQEATVRAAISQALFFGSTRPL, encoded by the coding sequence ATGTCTCTTGCCAGCCAGATCGCGGCCAACCTGCCCTTCCTGCGCCGCTATGCCCGCGCGCTTACCGGATCGCAGGCGAGCGGCGATGCCTATGTGCGCGAGATGCTCGAAGCCGTCCTCGCGGATGAGGAACTGAAGGCGAGCCTGTCCGGCGGACGCGTGCCGCTCTATCGCGCCTTCAGCAAGGTCTGGTCGAGCGCATCGGGCGCGGCGGCGGCGGGCAGTGCCACCAGCGAGCATGAAGCGGGCGCACAGGCGCGGCTGGGGGTGATCACGCCGCCAGCGCGGCAGGCGCTGCTGCTGACCACACTTGAAGATTTCACCGCAGCCGAAGCCGCCACGATCCTCGATCGCTCCCAAGCCGAGGTCGACGCGCTTGTTGCCGAAGCCATCGCCGAGATCGAGCGGGAGCAGACCACCAGCGTGCTGATCATCGAGGACGAACCGCTGATCGCCATGCAACTCGAAGACCTCGTCACTGGCCTCGGTCACACGGTCAGCGGCACGGCGGCAACCCGGACCCAGGCCCGCGCAGCGGTGGCTGAAGCAATGCCGGGGCTGGTGCTGGCCGATATCCAGCTCGCCGATGGTTCATCGGGGCTCGATGCGGTGGACGACATCCTAGGGGTTGGCTCGATGCCGGTGATCTTCATCACCGCCTATCCCGAACGCCTGCTGACCGGCGACCGGCCCGAGCCAACCTATCTGGTGACCAAGCCGTTCCAGGAGGCCACCGTGCGCGCGGCGATCAGCCAGGCGCTGTTCTTCGGATCGACCAGACCTCTTTGA
- the lptG gene encoding LPS export ABC transporter permease LptG, with protein MQLDFFPSRTLTLYLAKMFVLRILAVLVMLVLVLLALDLLSATGKILAPEGNGQAEILRYASLRLPQLISRFLPYSVLLATLITLVTLNQNSEVVAMKAAGLSAHQVLAPLLLTAALVAGLSFGFNERIVTRANATLKAWEAAEYGPIPDVDASIGGVRSSVYLTDGNNILAAATLSGAGNAIVLTGVTWYERAPGGIIREQVRSPRATYAGPGWRLENPVRFDVAGAMTDQLPALVVGENLTPERIMLQSIDPDAQSFWELGQSIEAYEAAGRNTDEMRAKWWHRLSGPLSALLMPLLGSIAAFGLARSGQLFVRAIIGMALGFAYFVVDNAALAMGSFGGYPPFLAAWAPFFLFLLLGETVLIRTEE; from the coding sequence ATGCAGCTCGATTTCTTCCCTTCGCGCACGCTGACGCTTTATCTGGCAAAGATGTTCGTGCTGCGCATCCTTGCGGTGCTGGTGATGCTGGTGCTGGTGCTGCTGGCGCTCGATCTGCTGTCGGCGACGGGCAAGATCCTCGCGCCGGAAGGCAATGGTCAGGCGGAAATCCTGCGCTATGCCAGCCTGCGCCTGCCGCAGCTGATATCGCGCTTTCTGCCCTATTCGGTGCTGCTGGCGACGTTGATCACTCTGGTGACGCTGAACCAGAATTCGGAAGTTGTGGCGATGAAGGCGGCAGGCCTCAGCGCGCATCAGGTGCTGGCCCCGCTGCTGCTGACTGCGGCGCTGGTGGCCGGGCTCAGCTTTGGCTTCAACGAACGGATCGTGACCCGCGCCAATGCCACCCTGAAAGCGTGGGAGGCGGCGGAATATGGCCCGATCCCCGATGTCGATGCGAGCATCGGCGGGGTGCGATCAAGCGTCTATCTCACCGATGGGAACAATATCCTTGCTGCTGCAACCCTCTCGGGTGCGGGCAACGCAATCGTGCTGACCGGGGTGACGTGGTACGAACGTGCGCCCGGCGGCATCATCCGCGAACAGGTGCGCAGCCCGCGGGCGACCTATGCCGGCCCCGGCTGGCGGCTTGAAAACCCGGTGCGCTTCGATGTGGCGGGCGCGATGACCGATCAGCTCCCGGCGCTGGTGGTGGGCGAAAATCTGACGCCTGAACGGATCATGCTGCAATCGATCGACCCTGATGCCCAGAGCTTCTGGGAGCTGGGCCAGAGCATCGAGGCCTATGAAGCTGCCGGGCGCAACACCGATGAAATGCGCGCCAAGTGGTGGCACCGACTGTCCGGGCCATTATCGGCGCTGCTGATGCCGCTCCTCGGCTCGATTGCCGCTTTCGGCCTGGCGCGATCCGGCCAGCTATTCGTGCGCGCCATCATCGGCATGGCGCTGGGCTTTGCCTATTTCGTGGTCGACAACGCGGCGCTGGCGATGGGCAGCTTTGGCGGTTACCCGCCGTTCCTTGCCGCCTGGGCGCCGTTCTTCCTGTTCCTGCTGCTGGGCGAGACGGTGCTGATCCGGACGGAAGAGTGA
- a CDS encoding dicarboxylate/amino acid:cation symporter: protein MLESEDPGAGTGKFALVSIRLPVALTFAALVGGLGAGIIGAAAGAPQSLSDIAALIGGLWLRALQMTIIPLVAALLVLGLVQMIIAARVGTVARRMLLIMVVAQLAGGAFTAIAMPALLAAFPVPEGASAFLAQTPSDVGEVPKVLDFMASLVSPNIIAAAAETAMLPLTLFFVMFAVAITRLPEDQGERLLGFFHALGNVMLLIIGWVLAVAPVGVFALAYGVGVQSGGGAFAALGHYVLTVTAMGTFVLVLAYGVAAGPGRTGLLRFAGAVLPAQAVALSTQSSLASLPAMLDSAGRLSLRASTAEFVLPLAVVIFRATSSAMNLAVVYYIAALAGIEIPPSIAVAGILIAAVISLSAVSLPGSISFVVSIGPIALAMGVPVEPLALLVAVEMLPDLMRTLGNVTMNVAVTSAVDRAAGEANGAS from the coding sequence TTGCTGGAAAGTGAAGACCCGGGCGCAGGGACGGGCAAGTTTGCGCTGGTATCGATCCGCCTGCCGGTGGCGCTCACCTTTGCAGCGCTTGTCGGCGGACTTGGCGCCGGGATCATCGGTGCGGCGGCCGGGGCGCCGCAGAGCCTGAGCGACATCGCCGCGCTGATCGGCGGGCTGTGGCTGCGCGCCTTGCAGATGACCATCATCCCGCTGGTCGCGGCGCTGCTGGTGCTGGGTCTGGTGCAGATGATCATCGCCGCGCGGGTCGGCACGGTCGCGCGCCGCATGCTGCTGATCATGGTCGTAGCGCAGCTGGCAGGCGGTGCCTTCACCGCGATCGCCATGCCCGCCTTGCTCGCCGCCTTCCCGGTACCGGAGGGCGCGAGCGCGTTCCTGGCGCAGACGCCTTCCGACGTGGGCGAAGTGCCAAAGGTGCTGGACTTCATGGCCTCGCTGGTCTCGCCCAATATCATCGCCGCCGCTGCCGAGACGGCCATGCTGCCACTGACGCTGTTCTTCGTGATGTTCGCCGTCGCCATCACCCGGCTGCCCGAAGATCAGGGGGAACGGCTGCTGGGGTTCTTCCACGCACTGGGCAATGTCATGCTGCTGATCATCGGCTGGGTGCTCGCTGTCGCGCCCGTCGGCGTCTTCGCGCTGGCATACGGCGTGGGTGTGCAGAGCGGAGGCGGGGCCTTTGCCGCGCTTGGTCACTATGTCCTTACCGTAACCGCGATGGGGACGTTCGTGCTGGTGCTGGCCTATGGGGTCGCAGCCGGGCCGGGACGCACCGGCCTGTTGCGCTTTGCCGGAGCGGTGCTGCCCGCGCAGGCGGTGGCGCTTTCGACCCAGTCCTCGCTCGCCAGCCTGCCGGCCATGCTCGACAGCGCGGGGCGGCTGTCCTTGCGCGCCTCGACCGCCGAATTCGTCCTGCCGCTGGCAGTGGTGATCTTCCGTGCGACGTCTTCGGCGATGAACCTTGCGGTGGTCTATTACATCGCCGCGCTCGCCGGGATCGAGATCCCGCCGAGCATCGCTGTTGCGGGCATCCTGATCGCCGCAGTCATCAGCCTTTCGGCGGTCAGCCTGCCCGGATCGATCAGCTTTGTCGTCTCGATCGGGCCGATCGCGCTGGCGATGGGCGTGCCGGTCGAGCCGCTGGCGTTGCTGGTCGCGGTCGAGATGCTGCCCGATCTGATGCGCACGCTGGGCAATGTCACGATGAACGTCGCTGTCACAAGCGCGGTTGACCGCGCCGCAGGTGAAGCTAACGGCGCAAGCTGA
- a CDS encoding fatty acid desaturase family protein, which produces MTMHQTIPAQPAKATPKPSRAQFMVEDDKAMLRAARDLTKGLGEARPGIYWPDMLLSAAVGYAGIAVAILSDGLAVKIAAGLVAALALYRALMFIHELTHIHRDALPGFRTGWNLLVGIPLLTPSFMYEGVHTIHHKRTQYGTVEDPEYLPLALMKPWSLPLFVLVALLAPVALIIRAAVLVPLGALIPAVRTFTWERFSALSINPEFRRRPPEGDFIGRVRWQEAGVFAWSWLLIASTFLLGWGPLVTALAILSLTAVLNQLRTLVAHLWENEGEPMTVTAQFLDSVNVPPPGLAAEIWAPVGLRYHALHHLMPSMPYHDLPEAHRRLVRELGTGSTYEGANHPGMLVLVGRIARSTMGKKD; this is translated from the coding sequence ATGACCATGCATCAGACCATCCCCGCTCAGCCTGCAAAGGCGACCCCCAAGCCGTCCAGAGCCCAGTTCATGGTCGAGGATGACAAGGCGATGCTGCGCGCCGCGCGTGATCTGACCAAGGGGTTGGGAGAGGCGAGGCCCGGGATCTACTGGCCTGATATGCTGCTTTCGGCTGCCGTGGGCTACGCCGGCATTGCGGTGGCGATCCTTTCGGACGGTCTGGCCGTGAAAATTGCCGCCGGTCTGGTGGCGGCGCTGGCGTTGTACCGCGCGCTGATGTTCATCCACGAGCTGACCCACATTCACCGCGATGCGTTGCCGGGCTTTCGCACCGGGTGGAACCTGCTCGTCGGCATTCCGTTGCTGACGCCGTCCTTCATGTATGAAGGCGTCCACACCATTCACCACAAGCGCACGCAGTATGGCACGGTGGAAGACCCCGAATATCTGCCGCTCGCGCTGATGAAGCCGTGGAGCCTGCCGCTGTTCGTTCTCGTGGCGCTGCTGGCCCCGGTCGCGCTTATCATCCGCGCGGCGGTGCTGGTGCCGCTGGGCGCGCTGATCCCGGCGGTGCGGACCTTTACCTGGGAGCGGTTTTCGGCGCTGTCGATCAACCCCGAATTCCGCCGCCGCCCCCCTGAAGGCGATTTCATCGGCCGGGTGCGCTGGCAGGAGGCCGGGGTGTTCGCGTGGTCGTGGCTGCTGATCGCCAGCACGTTCCTGCTGGGCTGGGGGCCGCTGGTCACCGCGCTTGCGATTCTTTCGCTCACGGCGGTACTCAACCAGCTGCGCACGCTGGTCGCACATCTGTGGGAGAACGAGGGCGAGCCGATGACGGTGACCGCGCAGTTCCTCGACAGCGTCAACGTGCCGCCGCCCGGCCTTGCTGCCGAGATCTGGGCGCCGGTCGGGCTGCGCTATCATGCGCTTCACCATCTGATGCCCTCGATGCCCTATCACGACCTGCCCGAAGCCCACCGCCGTCTGGTGCGCGAGCTGGGAACGGGTTCGACCTATGAAGGGGCGAACCACCCGGGGATGCTGGTGCTGGTCGGGCGGATTGCCCGGAGCACCATGGGGAAGAAGGACTGA